A single genomic interval of Helianthus annuus cultivar XRQ/B chromosome 6, HanXRQr2.0-SUNRISE, whole genome shotgun sequence harbors:
- the LOC110944678 gene encoding zinc-finger homeodomain protein 10, whose product MDFLPPSPTTATTNVGGSAVEPPIGVYQPSPLMGFAYGKCNKNYAASKGKHVLDGCGEFMPSFTSASRYIYCNACGCHRSFHHQTKHHYPPYNHVIQYPFLPHYLHRPQTSDMPRSNNTPSSPPLSPSPISSYYPPTSLHPQPIINNRRTKRVRSKFSDNQKKEMLSFAEKIGWKLLKKDEEMVLEFCMAIGVTKQVFRVWMNNHRNLRRVN is encoded by the coding sequence ATGGACTTCCTACCACCATCACCAACCACTGCCACCACCAACGTTGGTGGTTCTGCAGTTGAGCCACCTATTGGTGTCTACCAACCATCGCCACTAATGGGATTCGCGTACGGCAAATGTAACAAGAATTATGCCGCTAGCAAAGGTAAGCATGTTCTTGACGGATGTGGAGAATTTATGCCCTCATTCACATCCGCTTCACGTTATATATACTGCAATGCTTGTGGTTGTCATCGCAGCTTCCATCATCAAACTAAACACCACTACCCACCATACAATCATGTCATCCAGTACCCATTCCTACCGCATTACCTCCATCGCCCACAGACCTCCGACATGCCAAGGAGCAACAACACTCCAAGTTCACCACCACTATCTCCATCACCAATTTCATCCTACTACCCACCTACAAGCTTACACCCACAACCCATAATAAATAATCGGAGGACTAAAAGAGTCCGATCAAAGTTTTCGGACAATCAAAAGAAAGAAATGCTATCATTTGCTGAAAAAATAGGATGGAAGTTGCTAAAGAAAGATGAAGAGATGGTTTTAGAATTTTGCATGGCCATCGGGGTCACTAAACAGGTTTTTAGGGTATGGATGAACAACCACAGGAACCTGCGTCGTGTTAATTAA